The Calditerrivibrio nitroreducens DSM 19672 genome window below encodes:
- the mnmE gene encoding tRNA uridine-5-carboxymethylaminomethyl(34) synthesis GTPase MnmE, producing MDTIVAPITPLINSAVIVVRISGDDALKVLKLFDISNLEHRRVYNATYYGSEVRDDVILTFFKAPNSYTGEDVLEVSFHGNPLIVSSFISDCYKLGFRFAEPGEFTKRRFLNGKIDLSQAESILDLINSKSKYSIQFSYNTLTGALKKRVDSIISKMVDIGSVIEAFIEFPEEELDQSSFDNLYHEIELISNEVSTLISNYNTIQHYKTGFAVVIAGKPNVGKSSLLNFLLSQERSIVSDIPGTTRDYILEYANLGGIPIKLIDTAGVRSSSDTIEKLGIDRSLEMIQHADLVIVLLDASSFDDEDRYILDITKDKTRLIFVNKVDLVANLDIEHDLAFSLKYSIDVDKIVPKITEKLSLSDSDSAYTSVLINDRHLTLFKDFLSCLNSLVNGLTSLDLDIAAFELQQSLNILYEITGERYTDSILNNIFERFCIGK from the coding sequence ATGGATACAATTGTTGCTCCAATTACTCCTCTTATAAATTCTGCCGTTATAGTTGTAAGAATCTCAGGTGATGATGCATTAAAAGTGCTTAAACTTTTCGATATTTCGAATTTAGAACATAGAAGGGTTTATAACGCAACCTACTACGGTTCTGAAGTTAGAGATGATGTAATACTTACGTTTTTCAAAGCTCCAAATTCTTATACTGGAGAAGATGTACTTGAGGTATCTTTTCATGGTAACCCACTTATTGTGTCATCTTTTATTTCAGACTGCTATAAGTTGGGCTTCCGCTTTGCTGAGCCGGGTGAATTTACCAAAAGAAGGTTCTTAAATGGTAAAATAGATCTCTCCCAGGCGGAATCGATTCTGGATCTTATCAATTCGAAATCGAAATATTCTATCCAATTTTCCTACAATACATTAACCGGTGCATTGAAAAAGAGGGTTGATTCAATCATATCAAAAATGGTGGATATCGGCTCTGTTATAGAAGCATTTATAGAGTTTCCAGAGGAAGAACTGGATCAATCATCTTTTGATAATCTTTATCATGAGATTGAGCTAATCTCTAATGAGGTATCAACACTTATATCAAATTATAATACCATACAACACTATAAAACAGGTTTTGCTGTTGTCATAGCCGGTAAACCAAATGTTGGTAAATCTTCGTTATTAAACTTTTTACTTTCTCAGGAGAGATCCATAGTTTCAGATATTCCCGGTACCACAAGAGACTATATACTGGAATATGCAAATTTAGGTGGGATTCCGATTAAGCTTATCGATACAGCCGGTGTTAGAAGTTCCAGCGACACCATTGAAAAACTTGGTATAGACAGATCTCTTGAGATGATACAACATGCTGATCTGGTAATAGTTTTACTTGATGCCTCTTCTTTTGATGATGAGGATCGATATATTCTTGACATAACAAAGGATAAAACGAGACTTATATTTGTTAATAAGGTGGATTTAGTTGCCAACCTGGATATTGAGCATGACCTTGCTTTTTCTTTGAAATATTCCATAGATGTGGATAAGATTGTTCCAAAAATTACCGAAAAGTTGTCGTTGTCTGATTCTGATTCGGCTTACACATCAGTATTAATTAATGATAGGCATCTTACACTTTTCAAAGATTTCTTATCCTGCCTAAATTCACTTGTAAATGGATTAACGTCTTTAGATCTTGACATAGCTGCATTCGAATTGCAGCAGTCCTTAAATATTCTATACGAAATCACCGGTGAAAGGTATACGGATAGTATTTTAAATAATATTTTCGAAAGATTCTGTATCGGAAAATAG
- the mnmG gene encoding tRNA uridine-5-carboxymethylaminomethyl(34) synthesis enzyme MnmG — protein sequence MIQYANNYDVIVVGAGHAGIEAAFASARMGAKTLLLTIYIETIAQMSCNPAIGGLAKGCLVKDIDALGGEMAKCIDATGIQFRILNRKKGPAVRSSRAQADKKLYRQYMTNKLLSEPNLDVKQAVVTDILVKDGAVIGVECDTGYIFKCRSLVLTTGTFLNGLIHIGDKRYPAGRANEFPSIHLAESLKRLGFEVQRLKTGTPARLHADTINFNLLEEQKGDNPPEPFSFETEAITLPQVSCFIAYTNEHTHQIIRDNMHRSPLYSGVIQGIGPRYCPSIEDKVKKFPDKNRHQIFLEPEGLDTKEIYANGFSSSLPIDVQIAMYRSLVGLEKVEFIRPAYAIEYDFVQPYELFHTLETKKIKGLFFAGQINGTTGYEEAAAQGIIAGINAVLSIDNKQFVLGRDESFIGVMIDDLVMKGVDEPYRMFHSRSEYRLLLREDNAEYRLLDKGYSLGIIPRSRYDRFIHEKTLLEDCLGVLSNIKVPYNSKTKDKFATLGVNIEGSIPLIDLLKRPEVEISDLLEFFPNNYPDRILNQAEISVKYEGYIKKQKEEAGRLQKIEGVKIPDNIDYSKIVGLRREYVEKLNKFNPKTLGQALRIKGMTPAAVSLIHVYIKGLKRDD from the coding sequence ATGATTCAATATGCTAATAATTACGATGTAATTGTTGTGGGTGCCGGCCATGCAGGTATAGAGGCCGCTTTTGCATCAGCCAGGATGGGTGCTAAAACACTTCTGCTTACTATCTATATAGAGACAATCGCCCAAATGAGCTGCAATCCTGCCATCGGTGGCCTTGCTAAGGGGTGTTTGGTAAAAGATATCGACGCCCTTGGGGGTGAGATGGCAAAATGTATCGATGCAACAGGGATACAATTTAGAATTTTAAATAGAAAAAAAGGGCCTGCTGTTCGAAGCTCCAGAGCACAGGCTGATAAAAAACTTTACCGTCAATATATGACGAATAAATTGCTTTCTGAGCCTAATTTAGATGTGAAACAGGCGGTTGTTACCGACATACTTGTAAAGGATGGTGCAGTAATCGGTGTGGAATGTGATACAGGGTATATTTTTAAATGTCGATCCCTTGTCCTTACCACAGGTACATTCCTGAATGGTCTTATACATATCGGCGATAAGAGGTATCCAGCCGGTAGGGCCAACGAGTTTCCTTCCATTCACCTTGCGGAATCATTAAAACGACTCGGTTTTGAAGTGCAGCGATTAAAGACCGGTACCCCTGCCAGATTGCATGCAGATACTATCAATTTTAATCTCCTGGAGGAGCAAAAAGGTGATAATCCACCAGAGCCATTCTCTTTTGAAACTGAGGCAATTACTCTTCCTCAGGTATCCTGTTTTATTGCTTATACAAATGAACATACCCATCAGATAATCCGTGATAACATGCATCGTTCACCTTTATATTCTGGAGTCATACAGGGTATCGGTCCCAGGTACTGCCCTTCCATTGAGGATAAGGTGAAAAAGTTTCCGGATAAAAATAGACATCAGATCTTTCTTGAGCCGGAAGGTTTGGATACAAAGGAGATCTATGCAAACGGATTTTCTTCCTCTTTGCCAATCGATGTCCAGATTGCTATGTATCGATCCCTTGTGGGGCTTGAGAAGGTTGAGTTTATAAGGCCTGCCTATGCTATAGAATACGATTTTGTCCAACCGTATGAACTTTTTCACACATTGGAGACAAAAAAGATAAAAGGTTTATTCTTTGCCGGACAGATAAATGGTACCACCGGATATGAAGAGGCTGCAGCTCAGGGTATTATTGCGGGTATAAACGCAGTACTTTCTATTGACAATAAGCAATTTGTGTTGGGGCGGGATGAAAGTTTCATAGGTGTTATGATTGATGATCTTGTGATGAAAGGAGTGGATGAGCCTTATCGGATGTTCCACTCAAGATCAGAGTATCGTTTACTGCTTAGGGAGGATAATGCCGAGTATCGTTTGTTGGATAAAGGTTATTCTTTGGGGATTATTCCCAGATCCAGATATGATAGGTTTATTCATGAAAAGACTCTTCTGGAGGATTGTCTGGGTGTATTGTCAAACATTAAAGTCCCTTACAATAGTAAAACTAAAGATAAGTTTGCCACCCTGGGTGTAAATATCGAAGGTAGTATCCCTCTCATTGATCTTCTGAAGAGACCGGAGGTTGAAATTTCAGATCTATTGGAATTCTTCCCCAATAACTATCCTGATCGCATACTTAATCAGGCTGAGATTTCTGTTAAATATGAAGGGTATATTAAAAAGCAGAAAGAGGAGGCAGGTAGACTTCAAAAGATAGAGGGTGTGAAGATCCCTGATAATATAGATTATTCAAAAATTGTAGGTCTCAGAAGGGAATATGTTGAAAAACTAAACAAGTTTAATCCTAAAACTCTTGGTCAAGCTTTGAGGATAAAGGGGATGACACCTGCTGCTGTTTCCTTAATTCATGTTTATATCAAAGGTCTTAAAAGGGATGATTGA
- the rsmG gene encoding 16S rRNA (guanine(527)-N(7))-methyltransferase RsmG, whose translation MIDNYISVTDLQAEKLAHFYYLHLNATFNLTSIKDREQFYIKHFLDSIYFFKNHTPSFNTLCDIGSGGGFPGVVIAIFYPDAEIFLCESIKKKAEFLKFAAHELSLKNIVVLNSRIEELKSYRFDFFTARGVAKVLDILKKSWNVSHETSSWLMYKGENLPEELKGAEQFIKKHNLEVEYERIEEPFCRSYCFIRRCG comes from the coding sequence ATGATTGATAATTATATTTCAGTGACCGATTTACAGGCAGAAAAGCTTGCCCATTTTTACTATCTTCATCTCAATGCCACATTTAATCTTACATCAATAAAAGACCGTGAACAATTTTATATTAAACATTTTTTAGATAGTATCTATTTTTTTAAAAATCACACACCTTCATTTAATACCCTCTGTGACATCGGCTCAGGTGGTGGGTTTCCTGGTGTCGTTATTGCTATTTTTTATCCGGATGCTGAAATTTTCCTCTGCGAAAGTATAAAAAAGAAAGCTGAATTTTTAAAATTTGCAGCTCATGAACTGTCTTTGAAAAATATCGTTGTTTTAAACAGTAGAATAGAGGAGCTTAAATCGTATAGATTTGATTTTTTTACGGCAAGAGGTGTCGCTAAAGTGCTTGATATACTTAAAAAAAGTTGGAATGTTTCACATGAAACATCTTCTTGGCTCATGTATAAAGGTGAAAATCTTCCGGAAGAACTAAAGGGGGCAGAGCAGTTTATAAAAAAGCATAATCTGGAGGTGGAATATGAAAGGATTGAGGAGCCTTTTTGTCGGAGTTATTGTTTTATTAGGCGTTGTGGTTAG